Proteins from a single region of Urocitellus parryii isolate mUroPar1 chromosome 4, mUroPar1.hap1, whole genome shotgun sequence:
- the Mrgprf gene encoding mas-related G-protein coupled receptor member F, which yields MAGNCSWEAHATSRNKMCPGLSEAPELYSRGFLTIEQIAMLPPPAVMNYIFLLLCLCGLVGNGLVLWFFGFSIKRTPFSTYFLHLASADSAYLFSKALFSLLNAGGFLGTFADFLRSVSRVVGLCAFVGGVSLLPAISTERSVSVIFPAWYWRRRPKRLSAVVCALLWLLSLLVTGIHNYFCVFLGHADSRAACRHMDIALGIILFLVFCPLMVLPCLALILHVECRARRRQRSAKLNHVVLAMVSVFLVSSIYLGIDWFLFWVFQIPAPFPEYVTDLCICINSSAKPIVYFLAGRDKSQRLWEPLRVVFQRALRDGAELGEAAGGTPNTVTMEMQCPSGNAS from the coding sequence ATGTGTCCCGGCCTGAGCGAGGCCCCGGAGCTCTACAGCCGCGGCTTCCTGACCATCGAGCAGATCGCCATGCTGCCCCCGCCAGCCGTCATGAACTACAtcttcctgctgctctgcctgtgCGGCCTGGTGGGCAACGGGCTGGTCCTCTGGTTTTTCGGCTTCTCCATCAAGAGGACCCCCTTCTCCACCTACTTCCTGCACCTGGCCAGCGCCGACAGCGCTTACCTCTTCAGCAAGGCCCTGTTCTCCCTCCTGAACGCAGGGGGCTTTCTGGGCACCTTCGCCGACTTCCTCCGCAGCGTGTCCCGGGTCGTGGGGCTCTGTGCCTTCGTCGGCGGCGTGAGCCTCCTGCCGGCCATCAGCACAGAGCGCAGTGTGTCCGTCATCTTTCCTGCCTGGTACTGGCGCCGGCGGCCCAAGCGCCTGTCGGCCGTGGTGTGCGCCCTGCTCTGGCTCCTGTCCCTGCTGGTGACTGGAATTCACAACTACTTCTGTGTGTTCCTGGGCCACGCAGACTCCAGGGCAGCCTGCAGGCACATGGACATCGCCCTGGGCATCATCCTCTTCCTGGTCTTCTGCCCACTCATGGTGCTGCCCTGCCTGGCCCTCATCTTGCACGTGGAGTGCCGGGCGCGGAGGCGCCAGCGGTCGGCCAAACTCAACCACGTCGTGCTGGCCATGGTCTCCGTCTTCCTTGTGTCCTCCATCTACTTGGGGATCGACTGGTTCCTCTTCTGGGTCTTCCAGATCCCGGCCCCCTTCCCCGAGTACGTCACCGACCTGTGCATCTGCATCAACAGCAGTGCCAAGCCCATCGTCTACTTCCTGGCAGGGAGGGACAAGTCGCAGCGGCTGTGGGAGCCTCTCAGGGTGGTCTTCCAGAGGGCCCTGAGGGACGGCGCCGAGCTGGGGGAGGCTGCAGGCGGCACGCCCAACACGGTCACCATGGAGATGCAGTGCCCCTCTGGGAATGCCTCCTGA